The following DNA comes from Methanococcoides sp. LMO-2.
CAGAAAGTTTCAGCTATTTTTCACTTTAATAATAATGTTTATATGTATTCATAAAGACATTATTATTTCATATGGTAAATAAAAAAGTTGCAATTTACATTAGGACTTCGACAGACAAACAAAAAGAATCGATTGAATTACAAACAGAAGAATTGACAAAATATTGTCAGTTGAAAGGTTATGAAATCTACAATAATTATGTTGATTTTGGTTATTCTGGAAAGAATACCGATAGACCTGCATTTAATTTATTGATGGAAGATGCAAAAGATAAAAAGTTTGATGTTGTTCTTACAACAAAGATTGACAGGTTTGCACGTTCAATTCTTGATTTACTGGTAACAGTTGAAAAACTGAAAGAATATGAAATTGATTATGCTGCAACAGACCAACCAATTGATACTTCTTCTGCAATGGGTACGCTGACACTTCAAATAATGGCATCATTTGCTGAATTTGAAAGAAAGATAATCAACGAAAGGATGAAAGCAGGAAGGGAAGCAGCAGAAAAGAATGGTAAAATTTGTCATCGACCAAGAAAAGAGATTTCCAGAAAGAAACTTGAAGAACTTGTCGGAAAAGGATTATCAGCCAATGCATGCGGAAAATTCTTTGGTGTAACTGCATCGACAATTACACATCGATTGGTTGAGTATGGATATGTTTATGAAAATGGAGAATGGAGAATTAAATACATCTGATACAAACTCTATTCTTTTTCCATTATGCAAGTATTCCATCAATTACAGGTGCAACTTTTCTATAAGCACCAATTGAATTATTGAGTTTTTCAAGGTAGTTTGTCATTAAGACAGAACCATCAGAATGTCCTATCATATACTTGATGAGGGATTCCTGAATTCCTACCTTTACACATTTATCGATGAAAAAATTCCGTCCATATTTTAACGGAAGACCTTTAATGCCGATGTATTTCCTTGCATAATCTTTATCGAGATTCATTTTCGTCAGCTTTTTTGCAAAATTGGATGGCATGAATGCTTTGAATGCTTTTTTTGTTCCACGTTCCCAATCAATGTCATAATATGCGACATCATCAAAAAAGTGTAGATTTTTCGAATCAAATTCAGTCACAATCTTGACAGCTTCTGTGATTCTTATACCACTATAATAGATGAGTTGCATTAAGATTTTTATTTGTTCATTAGTACATTCATTTAATACAGATTTCACAGCTTCATCACTTGGAACAAAGGTGTCAGTGCCAGTTTTCTTAAGTTTAAGATGATTCTTTAATTCTATAGCTCCACTGTTTGATATCAATCGTTTTTCCAAATGATAATTGATTAGATTCCTTACGCTTTTAGCGTATGGATTCCAACCTTTGTGAACAGTAGATGATATCTTAATTAAATCATCTACGTCTTCTATTACTATACCAATCAAGTATCTATCCAAATAGCTGATATAAGATTTTGCAGTTGGTTCACCAATTCTATTGAACAACCATTTTCCAAAATCTTTTTTTGTGGCTGCATAATCAATCATATACACTTCATTTGAATGCAGTGAATTTGAAGAAATCATGCCTATTGTTGTTGCTTTTTTGTCGCTTCCCAAGCTTGGGACCCG
Coding sequences within:
- a CDS encoding recombinase family protein, yielding MVNKKVAIYIRTSTDKQKESIELQTEELTKYCQLKGYEIYNNYVDFGYSGKNTDRPAFNLLMEDAKDKKFDVVLTTKIDRFARSILDLLVTVEKLKEYEIDYAATDQPIDTSSAMGTLTLQIMASFAEFERKIINERMKAGREAAEKNGKICHRPRKEISRKKLEELVGKGLSANACGKFFGVTASTITHRLVEYGYVYENGEWRIKYI
- a CDS encoding integrase — translated: RVPSLGSDKKATTIGMISSNSLHSNEVYMIDYAATKKDFGKWLFNRIGEPTAKSYISYLDRYLIGIVIEDVDDLIKISSTVHKGWNPYAKSVRNLINYHLEKRLISNSGAIELKNHLKLKKTGTDTFVPSDEAVKSVLNECTNEQIKILMQLIYYSGIRITEAVKIVTEFDSKNLHFFDDVAYYDIDWERGTKKAFKAFMPSNFAKKLTKMNLDKDYARKYIGIKGLPLKYGRNFFIDKCVKVGIQESLIKYMIGHSDGSVLMTNYLEKLNNSIGAYRKVAPVIDGILA